A stretch of the Papaver somniferum cultivar HN1 chromosome 6, ASM357369v1, whole genome shotgun sequence genome encodes the following:
- the LOC113289308 gene encoding pentatricopeptide repeat-containing protein At1g03100, mitochondrial-like, giving the protein MLSMTKLRRKLTPLSSLSLFSILDCSRPDIRSPCPGLLVYVNNRSPIDGVVIEAGFRWSPSGFNNTFSSSFLTMAESILAQVQDSPQISNELESAIEEHRFDDAWKLYKQNMEMEGFPRKFILNKLLVGFAATCMQYWLEKANSIVDLVFEKGKQNLIDKQTLLYLSLMLAQHGLPIPASSILRRLVDMDESVPVTVWSAIVAHISCKAHGAYLAAELVLEIGSLFQNNRVDLWKKSNRPLLAMKPNATIFNIAIVGCLLSGTTRKAEQVHEMMRGVGIKSDAILHIIMAHIYERNGHREELKKLKRHIDDSCSLGKLQFQQFYNCLLTCHLNFGDLDSASQIVLELLQKAKEALGSPVVATNIPDSIRSGKFSSVAENFDEISKHGKADHILSKASVGTIAFCFEEFCRDCNFSTLEAVANQILDSQLGKLQMRVELVTSERGVLRPTERIYAKLVKAFLEAGKVKELAEFLISADKEDSPAPSENSVVVRVINACITLGWLDQADDLIDEMRFAGVRVGASSYSSLLEAYYKENRTTEMASLLRDARKAGVQLNSSCYEALIQFWDPMSALNISKEMKETKISEPILPEFEMQVSSCAESKHAGLMVKLMEEIKEGRRADYEVYYWNDVIHFFCKKRLLQDADKALKKMRALGHMPNAQTFHSLVMGYAAVGGKNIEVTQLWGEMKELAFSSGSMKFDQELLDSLLYIFVRGGFFLRANEVVEMMEAGKMFIDKYKYRTLFLIYRKTLHKNKKTPNFHSEASVKRREAALLFKEWIGLG; this is encoded by the coding sequence ATGTtatctatgacgaagcttaggcGCAAGCTTACTCCATTGTCCTCTTTGTCGTTATTTTCCATACTAGATTGTAGTCGCCCCGACATCAGGAGTCCTTGTCCTGGACTATTGGTTTATGTGAATAACAGGTCCCCAATTGATGGCGTGGTTATAGAAGCCGGGTTCAGATGGTCTCCCAGTGGGTTTAACAACACCTTTTCTTCCTCATTCTTGACCATGGCAGAATCGATCTTGGCCCAGGTGCAGGACTCACCTCAAATAAGTAATGAACTAGAAAGTGCAATTGAAGAACACAGATTTGATGATGCATGGAAGTTATATAAACAAAACATGGAGATGGAAGGATTCCCAAGAAAATTCATTCTAAATAAGCTTCTTGTTGGGTTTGCCGCGACTTGCATGCAGTACTGGCTTGAGAAAGCTAACAGCATCGTGGATTTGGTTTTTGAGAAGGGTAAACAGAACCTCATAGATAAGCAAACTTTATTGTACCTCTCTCTAATGCTTGCACAACATGGATTGCCGATACCTGCATCAAGCATTCTTAGGAGATTGGTGGACATGGATGAATCTGTACCTGTGACAGTGTGGTCTGCGATTGTAGCCCACATCTCATGTAAAGCACATGGGGCATATCTTGCGGCCGAGTTAGTACTTGAAATTGGTTCTTTATTCCAGAATAACAGGGTGGATCTTTGGAAAAAGAGTAATAGACCTTTGCTTGCTATGAAACCTAATGCCACCATCTTCAATATTGCTATAGTAGGTTGTCTGTTATCTGGGACTACTAGGAAGGCTGAACAAGTTCATGAAATGATGCGTGGAGTAGGCATAAAATCTGATGCAATCTTACATATAATTATGGCCCATATTTATGAAAGAAATGGTCATAGGGAAGAACTTAAGAAGCTTAAGAGGCACATAGATGATTCATGTAGCTTAGGTAAATTACAGTTTCAGCAGTTCTATAATTGCTTGCTTACATGTCACTTGAACTTTGGGGACCTAGATTCTGCTTCCCAGATTGTTTTGGAATTGCTTCAGAAAGCCAAAGAAGCGCTTGGGTCTCCTGTTGTTGCAACAAATATACCTGATAGCATTCGGAGTGGTAAATTCTCTTCTGTCGCTGAAAACTTTGATGAAATTTCTAAGCATGGAAAGGCTGACCATATTCTCAGCAAGGCATCAGTTGGAACTATAGCTTTCTGTTTTGAAGAGTTCTGTAGAGATTGCAATTTTTCTACACTGGAGGCTGTGGCTAACCAAATTCTTGACTCACAATTGGGTAAGTTGCAGATGCGAGTAGAACTGGTAACATCTGAACGAGGAGTTCTCCGACCGACTGAAAGAATCTATGCCAAACTTGTCAAGGCCTTCTTAGAAGCTGGCAAGGTCAAGGAATTGGCCGAGTTTCTGATCAgtgcagacaaagaagattcTCCTGCGCCTTCTGAGAATTCTGTCGTGGTTCGTGTAATTAATGCATGTATCACGTTAGGGTGGTTGGACCAAGCAGATGATTTAATCGACGAGATGCGGTTTGCTGGGGTAAGAGTTGGTGCTTCAAGCTATTCATCTCTCTTAGAAGCATACTATAAAGAGAATCGAACTACCGAGATGGCATCCCTACTGAGAGATGCTCGTAAAGCTGGGGTTCAGCTTAATTCCTCCTGCTATGAGGCTCTCATCCAGTTCTGGGACCCAATGAGTGCTCTCAATATATCCAAAGAGATGAAAGAAACAAAGATCTCAGAACCCATCCTTCCAGAATTTGAGATGCAAGTGAGCAGTTGTGCAGAGAGCAAACATGCGGGTTTGATGGTAAAGCttatggaagaaatcaaggaGGGGCGAAGGGCTGATTATGAGGTCTACTATTGGAATGATGTAATTCATTTCTTTTGCAAGAAGAGATTATTGCAAGATGCAGACAAGGCTCTGAAGAAAATGAGGGCTTTGGGACACATGCCGAATGCTCAGACTTTCCATTCTCTGGTGATGGGATATGCTGCTGTTGGAGGAAAAAATATTGAGGTGACACAACTGTGGGGTGAGATGAAGGAACTTGCCTTTTCTTCTGGCTCAATGAAGTTTGACCAGGAGCTGTTGGATTCCCTACTATATATATTTGTGAGAGGTGGATTCTTCTTGAGAGCCAATGAAGTGGTTGAGATGATGGAAGCTGGGAAGATGTTTATTGATAAGTACAAGTACAGGacccttttcttgatataccgcAAAACATTACACAAGAACAAGAAGACTCCAAATTTCCATTCAGAAGCCAGTGTCAAGAGAAGAGAAGCAGCATTGCTCTTTAAAGAATGGATTGGATTAGGATGA